From the genome of Sphingobacterium kitahiroshimense, one region includes:
- a CDS encoding helix-turn-helix domain-containing protein, with protein MEEIIKIDSIDAYNKMRGIETLHPLITVIDLSKTKPMPAQTFNFGLYAIFLKELKCGELKYGRNNYDFQEGTLVFIAQGQVLGVQPNITTFQPSGWALLFHPDLIKGTSLGKKIHEYNFFSYDVNEALHLSEKERHIVLDCFTKIQYEMEQSIDKHSRTLITSNIELFLNYCTRFYDRQFVTRDHSNKGILEKFEDILNAYFTEDKSQKIGLPTVAYCASELNLSPNYFGDIIKSETGITAQEYIQTKVIDFAKERIFDHEKSISEIAYELGFNYPQHFTRLFKQKVGMSPSEYRSLN; from the coding sequence ATGGAAGAAATCATCAAAATAGACAGTATTGATGCCTACAATAAAATGCGTGGCATAGAAACCTTGCATCCCTTAATTACAGTAATCGACTTATCGAAAACAAAACCGATGCCTGCACAGACTTTTAACTTTGGTCTTTATGCCATCTTTCTGAAAGAATTAAAATGTGGCGAATTGAAATACGGTCGCAACAATTATGATTTTCAGGAAGGAACATTGGTTTTCATTGCTCAGGGACAAGTATTGGGCGTACAGCCTAATATCACAACCTTTCAACCCTCAGGGTGGGCACTCTTGTTTCATCCTGACCTGATCAAAGGAACTTCATTGGGAAAGAAAATCCATGAATATAACTTCTTCTCATATGATGTAAACGAGGCTTTACATCTTTCCGAAAAAGAGCGGCATATTGTTTTAGATTGCTTTACCAAAATCCAATATGAAATGGAACAAAGCATTGACAAGCACAGCAGAACATTGATTACATCCAATATTGAATTATTTTTAAACTACTGTACCCGATTCTATGACAGACAGTTTGTAACCAGGGACCATTCCAACAAGGGTATACTGGAAAAATTCGAAGATATATTAAACGCTTATTTTACCGAAGATAAATCTCAAAAGATCGGACTACCGACGGTAGCTTACTGTGCTTCAGAATTGAACCTATCTCCAAATTACTTCGGCGATATCATCAAGAGCGAAACTGGTATCACTGCGCAGGAATATATCCAAACTAAGGTTATAGATTTCGCCAAAGAAAGAATTTTTGATCACGAAAAATCAATCAGTGAAATTGCCTATGAATTAGGTTTCAATTATCCCCAGCATTTCACTCGTTTGTTCAAGCAAAAAGTAGGCATGTCCCCCTCCGAATACCGATCATTAAACTAA
- a CDS encoding aldo/keto reductase gives MKKRVLGNSGLEVSAIGMGCMNLSFGTGKAVSTREGVRVIRGAFEKGITFFDTAEAYGPFTNEELVGEALIPIRKEVVIATKFGMISEEGGLNSRPEHIRKVAEASLKRLRTDYIDLFYQHRVDPNVPIEDVAGTVGDLIAEGKVKHFGLSEVGASTIRKAHAVQPVTAAQNQYSIWTREPEQYVLPLCEELGIGFVPWGPLGTGFLTGTITAETTFDPETDLRASFPRFTKVAMQANMPLIKMLNALALKKGISTVQLALAWLLSKNRLIVPIPGMDKLDYIDDNIQAPNVMMTAEDLIEIEVALTKISIQGERLSAELLAISEE, from the coding sequence ATGAAAAAGCGAGTTTTAGGAAATAGCGGACTTGAAGTGTCAGCAATAGGGATGGGCTGTATGAATCTGAGTTTTGGTACAGGAAAGGCAGTTAGCACACGGGAAGGTGTTCGTGTGATACGTGGAGCTTTTGAGAAAGGAATCACATTTTTTGATACAGCGGAGGCTTACGGACCTTTTACAAATGAAGAATTGGTGGGTGAGGCGTTGATCCCTATTCGCAAGGAGGTCGTTATCGCAACCAAGTTTGGTATGATCTCGGAAGAAGGTGGCTTGAACAGTCGACCTGAACATATACGTAAGGTTGCGGAGGCTTCACTTAAGCGATTAAGGACAGATTATATTGATTTATTTTATCAACATCGGGTTGATCCGAATGTTCCGATTGAAGATGTCGCCGGTACGGTGGGAGATTTAATTGCGGAGGGGAAGGTAAAGCATTTTGGACTTTCTGAGGTGGGTGCATCTACTATCAGAAAGGCGCACGCTGTTCAACCGGTTACTGCTGCTCAAAACCAGTATTCGATTTGGACACGTGAGCCGGAACAATATGTGCTACCGCTTTGTGAGGAACTGGGAATTGGTTTTGTACCGTGGGGCCCTTTGGGTACTGGTTTTTTGACCGGTACGATAACAGCAGAAACTACCTTTGATCCTGAAACTGATCTGCGCGCGAGCTTTCCCAGATTTACTAAAGTAGCGATGCAGGCGAATATGCCTTTAATCAAAATGTTAAATGCATTGGCACTAAAAAAAGGAATATCAACGGTGCAGCTCGCATTAGCTTGGTTGCTTAGTAAAAACCGTCTTATTGTTCCTATCCCGGGAATGGATAAGCTCGACTACATTGATGATAATATTCAGGCGCCCAACGTCATGATGACTGCCGAGGATCTGATCGAAATCGAGGTTGCTCTGACAAAGATCTCCATTCAAGGTGAGCGCCTATCTGCTGAATTGCTCGCGATCTCGGAAGAATAG
- a CDS encoding aldo/keto reductase: MEQNNRRDFLKKGAFIGTSLLATSSLGLVGCNRSSEKENHSDKSKMNLSSEKRTLGKGKQSLEVSALGLGCMGMSYHRSFIPDRKEMIDLLRRSPELGLNFYDTAEAYGPLFNEELVGEALAPFRKDIIIATKFGFKNGKPSEGLDSHPDRIKAVVEHSLKSLKTDYIDLLYQHRVDPNIPIEEVAGAVKDLIATGKVRHFGMSEANVDNIRKAHAVQPLTALQSEYSLFTREPEKDVIPLCEELGIGFVPYSPLSRGMITGYLNERSIYDPNNDNRPSLPRYQPENVIANWKLIDTLKEFGDLRGLTVAQVALSWLLAQKSFIVPIPGTTKLAHLQENLWAAVYAFSASDLTSLTAKLNEIPIVGDRLTGLSAEQVKK; the protein is encoded by the coding sequence ATGGAACAGAATAATCGAAGAGACTTCTTAAAAAAGGGAGCGTTTATCGGAACGAGCTTATTGGCAACTTCTTCTTTAGGACTTGTAGGATGTAATCGTTCATCCGAAAAAGAAAACCATAGTGACAAAAGTAAAATGAATCTTTCATCAGAAAAAAGGACTTTGGGTAAAGGGAAGCAAAGTCTTGAAGTATCAGCTTTGGGATTAGGCTGCATGGGTATGAGTTATCATCGGAGTTTTATTCCCGATCGAAAGGAAATGATTGACCTATTGAGACGTTCTCCAGAATTGGGTTTGAATTTTTACGATACAGCAGAAGCTTATGGTCCCCTGTTTAATGAGGAACTGGTTGGGGAGGCATTGGCTCCGTTTCGTAAGGATATCATTATAGCCACTAAATTTGGTTTTAAAAATGGTAAACCGTCTGAAGGACTCGATAGTCATCCAGATCGTATTAAAGCAGTTGTCGAGCATTCGTTGAAAAGCTTAAAAACAGATTACATCGATTTATTGTACCAACATCGTGTTGATCCCAATATCCCTATTGAAGAAGTCGCTGGTGCAGTGAAAGATCTCATAGCAACAGGTAAGGTGAGGCATTTTGGAATGAGTGAGGCGAATGTGGACAATATAAGAAAAGCCCATGCTGTGCAACCGCTAACAGCTTTGCAGAGTGAATATTCTTTATTTACACGTGAACCGGAAAAGGATGTGATTCCGCTATGTGAAGAATTGGGGATTGGTTTTGTCCCGTATAGTCCGCTAAGTCGTGGGATGATTACGGGATACTTAAATGAGCGTTCAATATACGATCCTAATAATGATAACAGGCCTTCATTGCCACGGTATCAGCCTGAAAATGTAATTGCGAATTGGAAATTGATTGACACTCTTAAAGAATTTGGAGATCTCCGTGGATTAACCGTTGCACAGGTGGCACTATCATGGCTCTTAGCGCAAAAATCTTTTATCGTACCGATTCCAGGGACAACTAAATTAGCCCATTTGCAGGAGAATCTTTGGGCTGCTGTTTATGCATTTTCCGCTTCAGATTTGACTAGTTTGACTGCAAAGCTAAATGAGATTCCGATTGTCGGTGACCGCTTAACAGGTTTATCTGCTGAGCAAGTAAAGAAGTAA
- a CDS encoding glycoside hydrolase family 127 protein has protein sequence MTLKRIITYFTCMVICSSELSAQTKPQLNYFDLNDVRLLQGPFKHAQDLDLKYLLEIDADRLLAPFLREAGLPQKKESYTNWENTGLDGHIGGHYISALAHMYAATDDLQIKKRLDYMLSNLKSCQDANGNGYIGGVPGGKTIWKEIAQGNIQASGFSLNGKWVPLYNIHKTYAGLRDAYLLTGNEEAKKMLIKMTDWAIILVQQLSEQQIQEMLRSEHGGLNETFADVAAITQDPAYLALARQFSHHEVLDPLIKHQDKLTGQHANTQIPKVLGFKRIADIAQDETWESAVRYFWESVVTQRSISFGGNSVSEHFNPTNDFSKMIHSIEGPETCNTYNMLRLTKMLHQTDPKGKYLDYYERSLYNHILSSQHPENGGFVYFTQIRPGHYRVYSQPHTSMWCCVGSGMENHSKYGEMIYAYQGNHLYINLFIPSRLNWRDQEVEIVQENNFPEQASTTLHIHPKKNGKKFALHVRKPAWLSEKPSIRINGKIYKIDRIEGDFFTIDREWKKGDQVVIQLPMGIHTEQLPDQSKYYSLLYGPIVLGARTSGPLPDLLSDDSRMGHVAKGIQIPLRDLPILTTEPSAIPNLVKPIASKPLHFSLSGLRLAKENINMELEPFYKIHDSRYIIYWPQATEQELASTQEKMQRDEQESLRLNTLTVDKVVCGEQQPESDHFIQQLNSHAGVFDDTRWREADGWFSYILKKQDGKNADIYIKYLTEEGPRTTEIMVNDVIVGKLVPATATSDIKTARFTLTQGLEAEKQLNIKIKGADQNRSHKILEIRILKNQ, from the coding sequence ATGACTTTAAAAAGAATCATTACATACTTTACTTGTATGGTCATCTGCTCATCCGAATTATCAGCACAAACTAAGCCTCAGCTGAACTATTTCGACCTGAACGATGTCCGCTTGCTTCAAGGCCCTTTCAAGCATGCCCAAGATCTTGATTTAAAATATCTATTAGAGATCGATGCAGATCGTTTATTAGCTCCTTTCCTACGCGAAGCTGGGCTACCTCAAAAGAAAGAATCTTATACCAATTGGGAAAATACAGGCTTAGATGGCCACATCGGTGGTCATTATATTTCTGCCCTTGCACATATGTATGCGGCAACTGACGACCTACAAATAAAAAAAAGGTTGGATTATATGCTTTCCAATTTAAAAAGTTGTCAAGACGCTAATGGCAATGGCTATATTGGTGGGGTTCCAGGTGGAAAAACCATTTGGAAAGAAATCGCACAAGGCAATATTCAAGCAAGTGGATTTAGCTTAAATGGTAAATGGGTACCGCTATACAATATTCATAAGACTTACGCAGGTCTACGTGATGCTTACCTTCTTACAGGAAATGAGGAAGCAAAAAAGATGCTGATAAAGATGACCGACTGGGCTATTATATTAGTACAACAACTTTCTGAACAACAAATTCAGGAAATGTTACGTAGCGAACATGGCGGACTCAACGAAACATTTGCGGATGTTGCAGCTATCACACAAGATCCAGCATATCTTGCACTTGCCCGTCAATTCAGCCATCATGAGGTACTAGATCCATTAATTAAACACCAAGATAAGCTTACCGGACAACATGCTAACACACAAATTCCAAAAGTATTAGGTTTTAAGAGAATCGCAGATATTGCTCAAGATGAAACCTGGGAAAGTGCTGTCCGATATTTCTGGGAAAGTGTTGTAACACAACGCTCCATTTCCTTCGGAGGCAATAGTGTTAGTGAGCATTTTAATCCGACCAATGATTTCTCGAAAATGATCCATAGCATTGAAGGCCCCGAAACTTGCAATACTTATAATATGCTACGTTTGACAAAGATGCTTCATCAAACCGATCCAAAGGGCAAATATCTAGACTATTATGAACGTAGTTTATATAATCATATATTATCTAGCCAACATCCGGAAAACGGAGGATTCGTTTACTTTACCCAAATTAGGCCTGGACATTATCGAGTATACTCCCAACCACATACAAGTATGTGGTGCTGTGTTGGATCCGGAATGGAAAATCATTCGAAATACGGCGAGATGATCTATGCGTATCAAGGTAATCATCTATATATTAATTTATTTATACCTTCACGTCTCAACTGGCGCGACCAAGAAGTCGAAATCGTCCAAGAAAACAATTTTCCAGAACAAGCAAGTACAACCCTACACATTCACCCAAAAAAGAATGGCAAAAAATTTGCACTACATGTGCGAAAACCCGCATGGTTGTCCGAAAAACCAAGTATACGCATAAATGGTAAAATCTATAAAATTGATAGAATTGAGGGCGATTTCTTCACCATTGATCGTGAATGGAAAAAAGGTGATCAAGTCGTTATTCAGCTTCCTATGGGTATACATACAGAACAGCTACCAGATCAAAGTAAATACTATAGTTTACTCTATGGTCCAATTGTATTAGGAGCGCGCACATCCGGACCATTACCCGACTTGTTATCCGACGATAGTCGGATGGGGCATGTCGCAAAAGGAATCCAGATTCCATTGAGAGACTTACCAATTCTAACGACAGAACCTTCTGCTATACCAAACCTAGTAAAACCTATTGCATCAAAGCCATTACATTTTTCATTATCGGGTCTTCGTCTTGCAAAAGAAAATATTAACATGGAACTTGAACCATTTTATAAGATTCACGACAGCCGATACATCATCTATTGGCCGCAAGCGACGGAACAAGAGCTTGCTAGTACACAGGAAAAAATGCAACGCGATGAACAAGAGAGTCTCCGTTTAAACACCCTAACCGTGGATAAAGTTGTCTGCGGGGAGCAACAACCGGAATCTGATCATTTTATTCAACAGCTGAATAGTCATGCAGGTGTATTTGACGATACCCGTTGGCGTGAAGCAGATGGCTGGTTCAGTTATATCTTAAAAAAGCAAGATGGCAAAAATGCAGACATCTATATCAAATATCTAACGGAAGAAGGTCCAAGAACGACAGAAATCATGGTAAACGATGTTATCGTTGGAAAGTTAGTGCCAGCAACAGCAACATCTGATATCAAAACAGCACGTTTCACATTGACACAGGGTCTAGAAGCAGAAAAACAATTAAACATAAAAATCAAAGGAGCAGACCAGAATAGAAGCCACAAAATTCTCGAAATTCGTATCCTCAAAAATCAATAA
- a CDS encoding NUDIX hydrolase, whose amino-acid sequence MDFYKNEPSLLLAVDCIIFGFNGESLEILLIKRGFEPERNKWSLMGGFVQPEENPQQASSRILKKLTGLDGVYMEDCGIFGDPDREKYGRVVSIAHFALIDVHQYKHIISEEFEACWFPLKDHPELIFDHNQMIEKAKRELRAKAALYPILFELLPEKFTIPQIVSLYESVYDTELDTRNFSRKLLSSELIIKLKEKDKEKSKKGAFYFRLNKDIYKEKIMSFLSYLPSWSINS is encoded by the coding sequence ATGGATTTTTACAAAAATGAGCCAAGCTTATTATTAGCTGTGGATTGTATTATTTTTGGATTTAATGGCGAATCATTAGAAATTTTACTTATTAAAAGAGGATTTGAGCCCGAACGCAATAAATGGAGCTTAATGGGTGGATTTGTTCAACCAGAAGAAAATCCGCAACAAGCATCTTCTCGTATTCTGAAGAAACTGACAGGTTTAGATGGAGTCTATATGGAAGACTGTGGCATTTTTGGCGATCCTGACCGTGAAAAATATGGACGTGTGGTCAGTATCGCACATTTCGCATTAATTGATGTACACCAATATAAACACATCATCAGTGAAGAATTTGAAGCTTGTTGGTTCCCGCTCAAAGATCACCCAGAATTAATATTTGATCACAATCAGATGATTGAGAAAGCGAAACGTGAGCTTCGAGCAAAAGCGGCACTCTACCCTATTCTATTTGAGCTATTACCAGAAAAATTCACGATTCCACAAATTGTATCACTTTACGAAAGTGTCTACGATACCGAATTGGATACACGCAATTTTAGCCGTAAGCTGCTTTCTTCGGAACTGATCATTAAACTAAAAGAAAAAGATAAGGAAAAATCTAAGAAAGGAGCATTCTACTTTCGATTAAACAAGGACATTTACAAAGAAAAAATCATGTCATTCCTAAGCTACTTACCAAGCTGGTCAATAAACAGTTAA
- a CDS encoding ribulokinase, whose product MKKAYVIGLDYGSDSVRSVLVDADNGVEISSAVFYYPRWNSGEFCDPVTSQFRQHPLDYIEGLEFTILECLQKSGNAEIAKSVKAISIDTTGSTPIAVDEKGIPLALTERFANNPNAMFVLWKDHTAVREAQEINDHAQKYDIDYLKYVGGIYSSEWFWAKLLHVLRDDQEVRNALYTWVEHCDYIPFLLTGGKRAQDIKRSVCSAGHKSLWAAEFGGLPPNQFFAELDPYLDGMVDRLFTDTHTAAESAGTLSEEWATRLGLSTEVVVGVGAFDCHMGAVGGQIEPYYLSKVMGTSTCDMLVAPHDEVGETLVKGICGQVAGSIIPGMIGMEAGQSAFGDAYAWFKQVLSWPFANIIAQSNDISPADKVKIANLIDTQLIPELSRKAEALPVTESSELAIDWFNGRRTPDADQTLKGALLGLHLGTDAVRIFRSIVEATCFGAKSIADRFVEQGVPVKGLIGLGGVAKKSPYIMQTMADVMNMPIRIHKSEQTCAMGAAMFAATAAGIYAKVEDAMEAMGQGFEKTYEPRPEMVAIYAKRYEHYKSLGAFIVETKH is encoded by the coding sequence ATGAAGAAAGCTTATGTGATCGGCTTAGATTACGGTAGTGATTCCGTTCGATCGGTTTTAGTAGATGCGGATAATGGCGTAGAGATATCTAGTGCAGTTTTTTACTATCCGCGATGGAACAGCGGAGAGTTTTGTGATCCGGTGACAAGTCAATTTCGGCAGCATCCTTTAGATTATATTGAAGGATTGGAATTTACAATACTTGAATGTCTTCAAAAGTCAGGTAATGCTGAAATTGCCAAATCTGTAAAAGCAATTTCTATTGATACAACTGGTTCTACTCCTATAGCAGTTGATGAAAAGGGTATTCCTCTTGCTTTAACTGAACGTTTTGCTAATAATCCGAATGCCATGTTTGTTCTTTGGAAAGATCATACGGCCGTTAGGGAAGCTCAGGAAATTAATGATCATGCTCAAAAATATGATATCGATTATTTAAAATATGTTGGTGGAATTTATTCATCGGAGTGGTTCTGGGCAAAGCTACTGCATGTGCTTCGTGATGATCAGGAAGTGCGCAATGCACTCTATACTTGGGTCGAACATTGTGATTATATACCGTTTTTATTGACAGGAGGCAAACGTGCCCAAGACATTAAGCGTAGTGTCTGTTCAGCAGGGCATAAGTCTTTATGGGCCGCTGAGTTTGGTGGTCTTCCTCCGAATCAATTTTTTGCAGAACTGGATCCGTATTTAGATGGTATGGTAGATCGTTTATTTACCGATACGCATACTGCAGCCGAATCTGCCGGAACACTTTCGGAGGAATGGGCAACCCGATTGGGTCTTTCTACTGAAGTAGTTGTTGGTGTAGGTGCTTTCGACTGTCATATGGGAGCAGTAGGCGGACAGATTGAGCCGTATTATTTAAGTAAAGTGATGGGAACGTCGACTTGTGACATGTTAGTCGCTCCGCATGATGAGGTTGGTGAAACCCTTGTAAAGGGTATATGTGGACAGGTGGCTGGATCGATTATCCCTGGCATGATTGGTATGGAAGCGGGTCAGTCGGCTTTTGGCGATGCTTATGCTTGGTTTAAGCAAGTACTATCATGGCCATTCGCTAATATAATTGCACAATCTAATGATATTTCACCAGCAGATAAAGTAAAGATCGCTAACCTAATTGATACACAATTGATTCCTGAGTTAAGTCGAAAAGCTGAAGCACTACCAGTCACAGAATCCTCAGAATTGGCAATAGATTGGTTTAATGGACGTAGGACACCAGATGCTGATCAGACTTTAAAAGGTGCGTTATTGGGTCTTCATCTAGGGACAGATGCAGTGCGAATTTTTCGATCAATCGTCGAAGCGACTTGTTTTGGTGCCAAAAGTATTGCAGATCGTTTTGTTGAGCAAGGTGTACCGGTGAAGGGATTAATCGGGTTAGGTGGCGTTGCAAAGAAATCTCCTTATATCATGCAGACGATGGCTGATGTTATGAATATGCCTATTCGTATTCATAAATCTGAACAGACTTGCGCTATGGGAGCAGCTATGTTTGCTGCTACAGCTGCTGGTATTTATGCAAAGGTTGAAGATGCAATGGAAGCTATGGGACAGGGTTTTGAAAAAACGTATGAGCCTCGTCCAGAAATGGTCGCAATCTATGCCAAAAGATATGAACATTACAAGAGTCTTGGTGCTTTTATCGTAGAAACCAAACATTAA
- a CDS encoding L-ribulose-5-phosphate 4-epimerase yields MIYTDIKEEAFHCNMQLPKLGLVLFTFGNVSVADRDRAVFAIKPSGVPYDELTPDHMVIVDFEGRVVEGKLRPSSDTQTHAVLYKHWTEVGGITHTHSTYATAWAQSQRDIPIFGTTHADHLTTDIPCASPMDDQMIMGNYEYETGFQIINHFDEHKLDYKEVEMVLVGNHAPFTWGKTGAKSVYNSAVLETVAQMALLTEQINAKAPRLKDALIKKHYERKHGGASYYGQE; encoded by the coding sequence ATGATTTATACAGACATAAAAGAAGAAGCTTTTCATTGCAATATGCAATTGCCTAAATTGGGATTGGTGCTTTTTACTTTTGGAAATGTTAGCGTTGCGGATCGTGATCGTGCCGTGTTTGCAATTAAACCTAGTGGTGTACCCTATGATGAATTGACTCCAGATCATATGGTCATTGTTGATTTTGAGGGGCGTGTGGTAGAGGGGAAGCTGAGACCTTCATCTGATACGCAAACTCATGCTGTGCTTTACAAACACTGGACGGAGGTAGGTGGTATTACACATACGCATTCTACTTATGCAACTGCTTGGGCACAGAGCCAACGTGATATTCCAATTTTTGGAACGACTCACGCAGATCACTTAACAACAGACATTCCGTGTGCGTCACCCATGGATGATCAAATGATAATGGGGAATTATGAATATGAAACGGGATTTCAGATTATAAATCATTTTGATGAACATAAACTCGATTATAAAGAAGTTGAAATGGTTTTAGTAGGAAATCATGCTCCATTTACATGGGGGAAAACCGGTGCTAAATCGGTATATAATAGTGCAGTTTTGGAAACGGTGGCACAAATGGCTTTGTTGACAGAACAGATTAATGCGAAAGCGCCACGCCTGAAAGATGCTTTGATCAAAAAGCATTATGAACGTAAGCATGGCGGAGCTTCGTATTATGGGCAAGAGTAA
- the araA gene encoding L-arabinose isomerase, which produces MNIDLNKLEVWFVTGSQDLYGEETLKQVALHAEEVAQYFSAHREIPVQVVYKPIVKNSEEIYSTLTAANAAANCIGLITWMHTFSPAKMWIRGLQALQKPLLHLHTQYNRDIPWSTMDMDFMNLNQSAHGDREFGHIVTRLNIGRKVVTGHWKDEEVIERINVWVRAAAAWHDWQGAKFVRFGDNMRYVAVTDGDKVSAETQFGFSVNTYAVGDLVAVVDAVTESEIDTLLQEYEATYDLAANVVAGGEQRQSLVEAARIELGLRKFLESGNYKGFTDTFEDLHGLVQLPGLAVQRLMAEGYGFAGEGDWKTPALVRACKVMGAGLPGTTAFMEDYTYHFDPENEMVLGSHMLEVDPALAADKPRIEVHPLGIGGKADPARLVFDGLSGPALNASLIDLGTRFRLIVNKVIGVDVKEELPKLPVARVLWKPLPDMKTACSAWIYAGGAHHTAYSLSLKPEYLEDFARIAGLEYVAIDENTTLTHLENQLKWNELYFLMKK; this is translated from the coding sequence ATGAATATCGATTTAAATAAATTGGAAGTTTGGTTCGTTACTGGGAGCCAAGATTTATATGGTGAAGAGACCTTAAAACAGGTGGCTTTACATGCTGAAGAAGTAGCTCAATATTTTTCGGCACATAGGGAGATCCCTGTACAGGTAGTATACAAACCCATTGTCAAAAATAGTGAAGAAATATACAGTACTTTAACTGCAGCTAATGCTGCAGCAAACTGTATCGGTTTGATTACATGGATGCATACATTCTCACCTGCAAAAATGTGGATTAGAGGGTTGCAGGCTTTACAGAAACCATTACTTCACCTGCATACGCAATATAACCGTGATATTCCTTGGAGTACGATGGATATGGATTTTATGAATCTAAACCAAAGTGCACATGGCGATCGTGAGTTTGGTCATATTGTGACCCGATTGAATATCGGTAGAAAAGTAGTTACTGGTCACTGGAAAGATGAGGAGGTAATTGAACGCATAAATGTGTGGGTACGTGCAGCTGCTGCTTGGCATGATTGGCAGGGGGCGAAATTTGTCCGTTTTGGTGATAACATGCGTTATGTTGCGGTTACTGATGGGGATAAAGTGTCGGCTGAGACGCAATTTGGATTTTCAGTGAATACCTACGCCGTTGGCGATCTTGTCGCGGTAGTAGATGCGGTTACGGAATCGGAAATTGATACTTTACTGCAGGAGTACGAGGCCACTTATGATCTCGCAGCTAATGTAGTAGCAGGAGGAGAGCAACGCCAAAGTTTGGTAGAGGCAGCCCGTATTGAGCTTGGATTGAGGAAGTTTTTAGAATCTGGCAATTATAAAGGATTTACCGATACTTTTGAAGATCTTCACGGTCTTGTACAACTGCCTGGATTAGCCGTACAGCGATTGATGGCTGAAGGATATGGATTTGCCGGAGAAGGTGATTGGAAAACACCCGCATTGGTGCGTGCATGTAAAGTAATGGGTGCTGGTTTGCCGGGTACTACAGCTTTTATGGAAGACTACACATATCATTTTGATCCTGAGAATGAAATGGTACTCGGTTCGCATATGCTTGAGGTGGATCCAGCTTTAGCAGCTGATAAGCCTCGAATAGAAGTACATCCGTTGGGAATTGGCGGTAAGGCTGATCCTGCGCGTTTGGTGTTTGATGGCTTAAGTGGTCCTGCTTTGAATGCCTCACTGATTGATTTAGGAACTCGTTTTCGCTTGATCGTCAATAAAGTGATCGGTGTCGATGTGAAAGAGGAGTTGCCTAAATTGCCGGTGGCACGGGTTCTATGGAAACCCCTTCCGGATATGAAAACTGCTTGTAGTGCCTGGATCTATGCTGGTGGGGCTCATCATACTGCTTATAGTTTGAGTTTAAAACCTGAATATCTGGAAGATTTTGCCCGTATTGCTGGACTGGAGTATGTCGCTATTGATGAAAACACGACGTTAACGCATCTGGAAAACCAGTTGAAGTGGAATGAACTCTATTTTTTAATGAAGAAATAA